From Cydia pomonella isolate Wapato2018A chromosome 26, ilCydPomo1, whole genome shotgun sequence, one genomic window encodes:
- the LOC133531995 gene encoding uncharacterized protein LOC133531995 produces MDDMTDFEELIDLNIYFLNASQKSTQEPLNEVLDKMCEALDESNLAMDNNIFSNGISNNPKDPHENVTDVNERESISVPGCLDNDSVDIENKDKINYSSIINTYDQKNDNGTNERLTNGVIEEFESILAAKCLESDYENNKTNEIITNNENEIDEIVAKEDVIDLDEFEDILAYNYFGNYCIDENETNDIGDTNPREDKNKFGQIVSNDDLDELKVILATEYLENSNLEDEVDKIGNNNMTNDEVIDLDVFTSQNLYPVKDCTGAEMCNSNTTQQKYEINIVPYEVPVELDVESNVKLECAEICQEKYINSDCDDGYDSSDFEFITENEASKAGLITKLNKITIDENKYIQNSAVKLGISISKIPNDNIGISNSLINEASPLDYVKYSKYRYQRCYAQHSSEQHVIPEGERYLDMFRGQYAPLVLNNLYSMGNKKCVPSGLMTARTEDPGADLLYRDPENDENYKKYKGDADECLKKILATYPELNKRKKRRLTLKRCCNLY; encoded by the exons ATGGACGACATGACTGATTTCGAGGAGCTGATAGACCTAAACATATATTTTCTTAATGCTTCACAAAAAAGCACACAAGAACCTTTAAATGAAGTCCTAGACAAAATGTGTGAAGCTCTGGACGAAAGTAATTTAGCAATggacaataatatatttagtaaTGGAATAAGTAACAATCCGAAAGATCCACACGAAAACGTGACTGATGTAAACGAACGCGAAAGTATTTCAGTACCTGGATGCCTAGACAATGATAGTGTAGATATAGAAAAtaaggataaaataaattattctagTATTATTAACACCTATGACCAAAAAAATGATAATGGGACTAACGAAAGACTTACAAATGGCGTTATAGAAGAATTTGAAAGTATTTTAGCAGCTAAATGCTTGGAAAGCGATTAcgagaacaataaaacaaatgaaattatcACAAATAATGAAAACGAGATTGACGAAATAGTTGCAAAAGAAGACGTAATCGATTTGGATGAATTTGAAGACATTTTAGCATATAATTACTTTGGTAATTATTGTATAGATGAAAATGAAACAAACGACATTGGTGATACAAATCCGCGTGAAGATAAAAACAAGTTTGGACAAATAGTTTCAAATGATGATTTAGATGAACTTAAAGTAATTTTAGCAACTGAATACTTAGAAAACAGTAATTTAGAAGACGAAGTAGATAAAATTGGCAATAACAATATGACAAACGATGAAGTAATTGATTTAGACGTATTTACCAGTCAAAATCTATATCCCGTTAAAGATTGCACTGGAGCTGAAATGTGTAACAGTAACACTACTCAACAGAAATATGAGATTAATATTGTACCATATGAAGTCCCAGTAGAGTTAGACGTCGAATCTAACGTCAAATTAGAATGTGCAGAAATAtgtcaagaaaaatatataaattctgATTGTGACGATGGTTACGATTCGTCAGATTTCGAATTTATAACAGAAAATGAAGCGTCAAAAGCGGGATTAATCAccaaattgaataaaattactatcgacgaaaataaatatatacaaaatagcGCAGTAAAGTTAGGTATAAGCATTTCAAAAATACCCAACGATAACATTGGTATATCAAATTCTCTCATAAATGAGGCAAGTCCATTAGATTACGTAAAATATAGCAAATATCGATACCAACGTTGCTACGCGCAGCACAGTTCTGAACAGCACGTCATACCCGAAGGTGAGCGGTATTTGGACATGTTCAGGGGTCAATATGCCCCCTTAGTACTAAATAATCTGTATAGTATGGGGAATAAGAAATGTGTGCCTTCTGGACTTATGACTGCTAGGACTGAAGACCCAGGTGCAGACCTGTTGTATCGCGACCCGGAAAAcgatgaaaattataaaaaat ATAAGGGCGACGCCGATGAATGCCTCAAAAAGATCCTTGCCACCTATCCCGAACTGAACAAAAGGAAGAAACGTAGACTTACTTTGAAACGGTGTTgtaatttgtattaa
- the LOC133531996 gene encoding uncharacterized protein LOC133531996 has product MDEFIQDSSLFEDIYSQYDEKNDFDKCVEKYQNDLSSNTNKTKVTLAKDNLKQSNCETNVAPQAKIVPVFGRKRNKPNDEQKKPKKFIVPTKSNVDSQMENGLNKTENEDLKQDAQNIIETTENYTNSQKSLKDNVNFGATALPSCDHTNIDVYHNDSNVIQSQCSTNIFNSQYLVVSDNKKTKPVRKASNLGGFILNSINLLNDEEILSQNSTQESFHSEKSLTFLSRNNSICSVVSLGKTYKDMDIKSFTENPQQLVTMNIEHKIPDQDEFIKLFVTQNTQNKRNNVVMSTEFGDMGFNVFFANHIKEFGNDMFICDQLKYSKIQNDSAVTRDMILKMYEEENSLLLNKMKK; this is encoded by the exons ATGGACGAATTTATTCAAGATTCAAGTTTATTTGAAGATATTTATAGTCAATATGATGAGAAGAATGACTTTGACAAGTGTGtcgaaaaatatcaaaatgatttgtCGTCaaatacgaataaaacaaaagtaactTTGGCGAAAG ATAATCTAAAACAAAGCAATTGCGAAACAAATGTTGCACCTCAAGCAAAAATCGTACCGGTTTTCGGTAGAAAACGAAATAAACCCAATGATGAACAGAAGAAGCCAAAAAAGTTTATCGTACCAACGAAAAGTAACGTCGATTCTCAAATGGAAAATGGTTTAAACAAAACAGAAAATGAAGATTTAAAACAGGACGCCCAAAATATTATTGAAACTACTGAAAATTACACAAATTCTCAAAAATCTTTAAAGGATAATGTTAATTTTGGCGCCACAGCTTTACCATCGTGCGATCATACAAATATAGATGTTTATCATAATGATTCTAATGTTATTCAATCTCAGTGTTCgaccaatatttttaattctcaATATTTGGTGGTTTCAGACAATAAAAAAACCAAGCCTGTTCGAAAAGCTTCAAATTTAGggggttttattttaaattcaatcaaTCTGCTCAATGACGAAGAGATACTCTCTCAAAATTCTACTCAAGAGAGCTTTCATTCTGAGAAATCCTTAACTTTCCTATCGCGTAACAATTCCATATGTTCCGTAGTGTCTTTAGGCAAAACTTACAAAGATATGGATATCAAGAGTTTCACAGAAAATCCTCAACAATTAGTAACAATGAACATAGAGCATAAAATACCTGATCAAGACGAATTTATCAAACTTTTTGTCACACAAAATACtcaaaataaacgaaataatgTTGTTATGAGCACTGAGTTTGGTGATATGGGTTTCAACGTATTCTTTGCTAACCATATTAAAGAATTTGGCAATGATATGTTCATTTGCGACCAActaaaatattctaaaatacaaaatgataGTGCAGTTACGCGTGATatgattttgaaaatgtatgaaGAAGAAAAttcactgttattaaataagatGAAAAAGTGA